The DNA window GCCTCGGCGACACCGGGATAGACCACCTTGCCGTTGACAATGTTGAGTCCCGAGCGGATACCGGCGTCGTCGCGCGCCGCGGTCTGCCAGCCTTTATCGGCAATGACGCCGGCGTAGGTGAGAGTGGCATTGGTCAGCGCCAGGGTCGAGGTCAGCGGCACCGCGCCCGGCATGTTGGCGACACAATAGTGGAGGATGCCGTCGACGACGAAGGTCGGTTCCTGGTGGGTGGTTGGATGCGAGGTTTCGAAGCAGCCGCCCTGGTCGATGGCGACATCAACCAGCACCGCACCCTTTTTCATCGTCTTGAGGGTCGCGCGGGTGATCAGTTTCGGTGCCTTGGCGCCATGGACCAGCACCGCACCGATCACCACGTCGGCGCGCGGGGCCAGCTCCCGGATGGTGGCCGGCGACGACATCAGCGGGATGCAGTTTTTCGGCATAATCTCCGAGAGATGACGCAGACGGTCGAGATTGGTGTCGAGCAGGTAGACCTTGGCACCGAGACCGCAGGCCATCTGCGCCGCGTGGGTGCCGACCACCCCGCCGCCGAGCACCAACACCGTCGCCGGCTGCACGCCGGGGACGCCACCGAGCAGAATGCCGCGTCCGCCCTGGGCCCGCTCAACATACTTGGCCGCCTGCTGGGCCGCCATCCGTCCGGCGACCTCACTCATCGGCGTCAGCAGCGGCAGGCCGCCGCGAGGCCCTTCGATGGTCTCGTAGGCGATACAGACCGCCTCGCGCTCGATCATCGCCCGGGTCAGCTGCTCGTCAGCGGCAAAATGAAAATAGGTGAAGACAATCTGGCCGGAACGAATCAGCTGATACTCGGAGGGCTGCGGCTCCTTGACGTGCATCACCATCTCACCGCGCGCATAAACCTCGCCCGCGGTGGCGACAATCTCGGCCCCTTCGGCCGCATAGTCGGCGTCGCTGAATCCCGAAGCCTCACCGGCCCCCTGTTCGACCAACACCTGATGACCGGACTGGTGCAGCATTTCCACCCCGGACGGGGTCATGCAGACCCGGTTTTCGTTCGCCTTGATTTCCTTCAATACCCCGATGATCATATCTGCCTCCCGGACGTGAGCTGTTGTCGGCAAAAAATGCCGAATATTCCTGTTGACCTGAATCCACTGGCACTATCCGCCGATAAGGGACTCACTGACTCAGGTTAAATTCTATCAGGATTTCTTCGACATGTTCTTGCATTTACAGTTGCACAAACGAGACGAAATGAAGGATAATTCTACAAACACTATTTAATTTGGAGTTTTCTTCTAAATATGGACCTTGACCTGATAGATCACTCCATACTCTCGGCCCTGCAACGCAACGGCCGCCTCTCCAACGTCCAGTTGGCCGAGCAGGTCGGCCTGTCCGAATCGGCCTGCCTGCGCCGGGTCAAACTGCTGGAAGAAAACGGCGTCATTGACCGCTACGTGATGCTGGTCAACCCGGCGGCAGTCGGCAAGCCGAGCAGCGTCTTCGTCCAGGTCACCCTCGACGGTCAGCAGGCGGAAAAACTTGCCGCTTTTGAAGCCGCGGTGCAGAACGTCTCCGAGATCATGGAATGCTATCTGCTGTCGGGTGACTGCGATTACCTGCTGCAGGTTCGGGTCCGGGATAACGCCGACTACGTCCGGGTCCATGAAAAACTGACGGCGCTGCCCGGCGTGCTGCGGGTACAGACTTCCTTTGCCCTGCGCACCGTGCGCCGCACCACGGAAATCCCGCTGAATACCCTGAATCAGTGAGTTCCTGTTGGATGGAGAGTGCAAGTGCTTGGCCTGAATGAGATTTCCAAAAATCTGAAGCGCACCCACAGGTTCGCTGGTGATTTTTGGAAAGTTCAGGCAGGTCAATGACTTGTGCTATCCGCCGACAAGGTGCTCACTGATTCAGGATTACTCCAGGAGGGACGGCATGAGTGTCGCGGACAACAACCTTCACCGGGTGCTGATCATCGATGATGACCGACTGTTTCTGAAAACCCTGGAAAAAAATATCCGGGAAGATTTTCCCGGCCTGGAGGTCACGACCTGCGACAACCCGGTGCAGGGGCTCAAGGCGATCGATGAAAGTATCGACCTGCTGCTGCTCGACCTGGAGATGCCCGGCATGGACGGCAGCAAGCTGCTGGCCTACGCCACCGCCCGCGGCATCGACAAAAGCCGGATCATCATCCTGTCGGCAAGGGACGCCGAGGATCTGCACCAGATTTTCCCCATGGGGGTCTGTCTGGCGGTCCTCAACAAGCATGAGGCACGGCAGAAAACCGTGCTGAAGATGGTTTTTTCGTCGTTACAGAGAAGCCCCTGAACGCAATCAGCTCGAAAGCGCGCAACGCAACAGCTTGCGTCCCGATTCAAACAGAATCTGCGCCTTGTTGGGTACAATAATCTCGGTCACCAACCCAAGACCGAATGTGGGATGGGAAACCAGCTGTCCTTTGCCGAGGACCGCATCCATGGCATAAACGACCGCCTTGCCGGGATCGAGAACC is part of the Geothermobacter hydrogeniphilus genome and encodes:
- a CDS encoding Lrp/AsnC family transcriptional regulator; its protein translation is MDLDLIDHSILSALQRNGRLSNVQLAEQVGLSESACLRRVKLLEENGVIDRYVMLVNPAAVGKPSSVFVQVTLDGQQAEKLAAFEAAVQNVSEIMECYLLSGDCDYLLQVRVRDNADYVRVHEKLTALPGVLRVQTSFALRTVRRTTEIPLNTLNQ
- a CDS encoding response regulator is translated as MSVADNNLHRVLIIDDDRLFLKTLEKNIREDFPGLEVTTCDNPVQGLKAIDESIDLLLLDLEMPGMDGSKLLAYATARGIDKSRIIILSARDAEDLHQIFPMGVCLAVLNKHEARQKTVLKMVFSSLQRSP
- the ald gene encoding alanine dehydrogenase, which translates into the protein MIIGVLKEIKANENRVCMTPSGVEMLHQSGHQVLVEQGAGEASGFSDADYAAEGAEIVATAGEVYARGEMVMHVKEPQPSEYQLIRSGQIVFTYFHFAADEQLTRAMIEREAVCIAYETIEGPRGGLPLLTPMSEVAGRMAAQQAAKYVERAQGGRGILLGGVPGVQPATVLVLGGGVVGTHAAQMACGLGAKVYLLDTNLDRLRHLSEIMPKNCIPLMSSPATIRELAPRADVVIGAVLVHGAKAPKLITRATLKTMKKGAVLVDVAIDQGGCFETSHPTTHQEPTFVVDGILHYCVANMPGAVPLTSTLALTNATLTYAGVIADKGWQTAARDDAGIRSGLNIVNGKVVYPGVAEAFGMELVGVEAVL